The Opisthocomus hoazin isolate bOpiHoa1 chromosome 2, bOpiHoa1.hap1, whole genome shotgun sequence genomic interval GAGAAATCGATATCCTTGTTCCAAGCAATTAATATATCCCAGAATATACGACTTGAGACACATTACCTGTTATAAAATACAGCCACATTGACTGTTATGAAATTAATTAGCCAGCTGGAGCGCTTGATCAGCGTATACATTTTCTATATGAAGGTATACGTTTTACACTGGTTTAGTTAGAACATCCTCAAGCGTGGAGTGTCCTGATTTTTCCATGCCTAGCACAGAGACTTGAGGACCGGCTTAGCGACAGGTTTGTGTGCAGTGTACGTGGGATATTGTCGTACCGGCTAACGCTGTGCATCTCTCTGTTAAGCCTTCCGTGCCTCTCCTGGGTAAAAGTTTTCTTGACACATCTGATTTCCTAGCCCTTTGGGGACTGTCAGAAGGCAATTTCTGTCATTTCGCAAAGCAGGAAGctatggaaacaaacaaaaaaaaaaaaaaaagaacgaaaCAAAAGCCCCCCTTCACCACAGCCGCCACCACATTTCCCCCTCTCCTATAGGCACTGCCCGGTTATCCCTGAAATCGCAAGGAGCTGTTGCGtttggagaagattttttttttaaaaagacccaGACAAACCCCACGCGCGATTTTTAGCTTTCTGTCGTTTCACTAAACGgctctttcctcctcagggggaaaagTGGAAGCCTTCACTTCAAGCGAACTTTTTTCGCTGTCATCTGAAGCAGCGcggtgggggaggaaggggggaggagcgtgaaacaattttttttttttttcctgtggagtaagaccgcattttttttttttttaagtcctttcGAAAACTCCACgatctctactttttttttgggggggggggaggggtgcggAGGGGGAGTTTGATTTATTCTCAGCAGCAAAACGTCCCGGGGAAAGAAACCGGCCGCGAGCCTTATTTTAATTAAACTAAGCGAGGGAGGACGGGGTTCTGTGGCCGGTACCGAGGGATGCTGCTCCGTCGGAGACCTCCGATGCCGCCCGGTACGGTTCGGCTCGGCGCGGCACGGCGCGTACCGCGCCGtgccgcgccgagccgagccgtacCGGGCGGGGAAAGCCTTGCATCACCGCCCCGGTCTCCgtttccctcctccctctctttcGGGGTGGCTATTAATAGCATGACATCAGCCCGGGACTCGCCGCCAGAGTAAATACCAGCGCTGGCCGCTCGGCTATATAAGGGAGGTGATGCAACCGAAGCCAGAGGAGCGGGGGGAACGGGAACGGAACGGCCGGAGCTGCTCTCCCGCTGGGGACCGCGACGCTGCGGGGAGGGCGCGGGGTTTCTTTCCCTCCGGGCGGGgaaacggcggcggcggcggcggcggcgggaggaaggTAGGTGGAAGCGGGGAGTGGGGAAACGCTCGGAGTGGCCGGTCGAGGGGCTCGAAGCTCGGGCGGGAGTTTGTCCCGCCACCGAGAGATGCCCCGCCGGGGGTTGAGGGCGGGGGGTTCCGCGGCGAGGGAAAGTATCTCTCGCCGGAGAGAGCCCCCCGGGGAAAGCTCCCGCGCTTCgccgccagccccctccccccccgcctcccgcggCTCCCTCCGAGCTCTCCcgtctggggctgggggggaaccCCCTCGCCCGGGCCGCCGCCAGATGTGAGCGCCGGGAGGGAGCCCGCCGAGCCCCGGCTTCTCCCCGGGCCGGCAGCGCCGCTCGGCGCCGCGCGGTGGCGGCCGCGACCCCGGTAGCGGCGGCgatgcgggagcggggccgggcggcggaggggcggcggggaccggggggctgcggcggggctggcCAGGCCGTGgaaccccctcctcctcccccttccgtCTGTGTCGATGTCTCTATACATCGAATACCGATGCACAGGACGAGCGGGAGCtccggctgccagccccggggcagccgctTTCCTTTCTGTCCCCGGTGCCTCGAGGAGCTCAGTCGGTAAAAAACTGTTGCCCAACCGAGTCCGGCGTGACAGAGCAGCGAACTCGTTTCAGGGAAGGAGTTTCCTCTCGGAAATCGGTTTTCCTCCCGGTAGCAGCGTTTGAGAAGCCGGGAGGCAGCGGAGGACGGGTCGGGAGTGATGCGGGATGTCAGCGAGCTTAAGGTCAGCCGGCGTGCACAGAGGTTGTGAACTGCAATTGCTCTTAATGCTGTTTAAGATTAACCTCAATGGTTAGCGGGGTTTATTGCATCAGCACCAGAGGAAAAGGAATTCAtctgaagaaataaaaccaagggGCGCAGCCAGCCATCTGCAGCTGAGGAAAAAAGGCAAGGCTGAAAGTAGTCcctttttaatattaaacaagAATACCCTTAAATAATAGAAACGCAAAGCTAGGAAGTATGTTCTGCAATGAAAATACTGGCAGATGAGATCTAAAAGTTCACTGTAGATGGAAAGAACTGTCTGCAGAAGAACAAACAACAAGCAGGGGGAGAACCAATGAACAAAGCTGTTTGAACCTACCTGAACTGGGACGGTACCATTAATAGAAAAGCTGTTCTCCCTGGAGAATTCCAAAACTGAGGATAAAGTAACGCATCATTAACTCACTCTGGGAACAAGCTGTGCCTTTCCAGTGCGGGTCTGTCCCGGCACCTTCAGTGCCAGTAACTTCAGCAGGGCTCAGACCAGCCTGGAGCCGAGACCCATGTGCGGGGTCTAACAAAGCAGACAGAGATCGTATCAGAAAGGCCCCGGTGTAATCACGCTTTCTGGCTAGATGTTCTTATTCCTGCTGTTTCCTCAGCCTTTACAAACCCGGAGAAAATGAGGCAGTGCTCTTGATGGCTGATAGACAGAGGGACAAGTACAACTTGTACAAAAATTGGAGGAAAGGAAGGGCAACCTGTTGCATTTTTTTCAATAGCAAAATCTAATTTTCATTCCTGTAAAGCGCTTCTGAAAGAAGATGTGTCcctcagaaactggaaaatatcTACCTTGTTGTTACAAAAAGGGAATCTATTCAGCTTACTGAGTACATCTGATATAAGGctgattatttttgttatttgttttgcgGTGGCTCCTAACGATCTTGGTGCTAGACTGGAAGCCTACCCTCCTAGGCACTGGGCAGAAGCCCTGCCCCAAGAAAGAGCCTCAGGCAAGCAAACCAGTGGCAAACAGCTCTGCAAAATGGGGCTCGGCTCATGGCAGAAATCCTTACACAAGCCTCAGCCCCCTGGTAGGCCCTCCCTTCCCTAAAGTCTAAGTAAATAGAGATGCCTTTCAGGATGTCTGGAAGGTCAGGGAGCTgttcaggcagcagagcagcaagtTTCTATGGTCAAGGACACTTCCCCCTCTGTGCTTCCCCGCCCCGTGAGCACCCTAccactcctttttatttttcttatacaCTGAAGACAGACAGAGGAGAGTACCTGAGGACATTATAGCAGGGCTTTGTTGGTGCTCGTGGTATGCTTAGCGCTAACCAGTAGAATCCACAATTAACACAATTTCTCAGGAACGAACATTCTTGGTTTCCTCTGGTGCAGCGGCTGACCTTAATTAAAAGTTCacctaaactgaaaaataattgaataaaCTGCCAGAGCTCGAAAATGATTAGCCCGATTAATTATTTTGTAGGCTGGAGAAACAGGTTTACTGTTAATTTAAGACTCCTGGCTTGGCTGAATTATACAGAATTAACTTTGTTGAATGAAGCCATCACCAGCAGCCAAGGAGAGCGATCCAGTGAAAACAGCTGGAATTTCTGCTAGCAATGAGGGGTTTGGTGTCGTCTGAAATTAGCCCGTTTAAAGGAGTTGAATGGTTGAATGTTGCTAAAGCGTAAATAATGCTGGGAGGGCTTCAGCTGGAAATTATAGGGCCGTTTCTGGCTTGCTGGAAAAGAGAAACTGCTAGCTTTCTGAGATTATAGGATTAAACCGTATCAGTACTTTAAATGTGACTCATGAGCAGGGGCTTTCTGAAGAGAATTACATAAATTTCCCAAGGTCTTTCTGAGTAACAAACTGTTCCAAATAATTTCCTCATCTTTAATAACTAtgggtgaaatcctggccccaCTGAGGTCAACAGAAAAAGTCCTGTTGATTTCACTGGGTTCAGGATTTCACCCCCAGACTCTGGGAAGTCTTCAGCTCCTCTGTGGTCACTGGGTGAGGAAGAAGTGAGGAAGCCTCTGCAGCTGGACGTGGCGTTTTCTACCAACCAGCAGTTCACCGTCCTCGCATTTTTATATTTACCTCAAGTAGCGATGAACCAGATTCTACTCTCGTTTGCACCAGTGTGGATTTACAGTGTATTTTTAGATATCTCTGAGCAAAATTTATCTTCTTGTCAAGGCACATGACCCCAGACACTTCTTGCTGGGTATGGGAAGTAGCGTATGGGGAACTATGCAATTCTGGGTTGACTATGTGGAAATTGAACTTACCCACACTGTTACCCTGAGGCAACTATTTGTTTACCTGCACTAAGTTCATTACAATTGACTTTGCTGTAATTATTGCAGCTTGAGTCAAGAGTAGGTAACACGTGCTGTAATTACCCGTACACCtattaaaaaaccccccaaaacctaCACACCAAAGAAAGCTGGAAAACCAACACGGTAAAATCCAATTTAACACAAGTCACTTTATGAGTAAGGGAAGTAATATGATCTGTTTTGCTATGGATTTGGACCCCTTGTCCCTTGGGGCACTCACAAAAAACACTCAGCTTTCTTGCCCATCATCATCTGCCCTTCTGGGCAAGAGCTGGCTTCTGTCATGTGGGGTTGTGTGCATTGGCTTAGCGAGGTTGCCCACGATGTTAGGATGGCTGACTGCTGAGTTTTGCCTCTTTCTCCCTCAGTGGGGACACCAATTTTCACAGAGCGCGTAGGGGGCCTCTCTCACTCCAAAACTGGCTGAAAAATTAATAAGAATAACTAAAAAGAGGAAAGTGGAGAGCACTGTTGGGTAGGTTCATTTTCTTAGGAAAGCTACTAGAAATGAGGTGCCTCCATGGGTGTCTCTTTGAATAATTCCCTTGAAGTCTTTTCAGTTACACTGTTTTATATCAGCAGGAGACCTGACCATAAATACTTGAGAATTTCAAACCTCCCGCTGAGGGCACGTGAGGACAGTTTCAGATTTTACAAGAGCAGAGGAATGAAATAAACGGCTTCACGTTTTTCATGACTCAATCCCTCCAACTCAGCCTGTGCTTTGAAGCCCCAGAGCATGTATAGAATTTTACCTTTGTGCCGGCTCTTATTGTTAACCATTTTTCAGGAGTTTGTAACTAGATCTACAACTTTGTATAAAACTGAACATGAGAGGTTTGTGGCAGATTCTGTCTTGGTTAGCAAACTTCAGCTTCTAGAACTCTTTGAGCTGTGCCTACACGTAGCTGAGATCAAGGTACACTCTTTCCATTTGAAGCTGGAATCTGTGGTGGTATAGAACTGAGGGTGGAGATATTCTTAACCTCCTTCTGcactttaaataataataataatatttctttgctttctgatttttttgttccttcttctCTTCCCATTCACTGGATTCTTGTATGCCACATATTACCAGtttaaacctttgaagtatacatacatatacacatatttttttctatattaattTTCAGAAAGACCTAGGTAGTGTGATGTGCTATTACTATCATTAAAGACCAACTTGAAGTAAACCTAAAGCAGAAGTTTTTACTAGTGACTGAATTCTTAACTGCTTGACTCTAGTGAGGGCTTGAGGTAAATGGGGAATGGGGCCACAATGCAAGAAATACAGCATTATTTCACATTGTAAAATATACCTCTAGGAGACATTATTTGCCTTCCGAAAGTTGTTGAAAGACTGTTATTCTTGTCTCTTTTTACCTTTCAGCAAAATGATGGTCCAGCACTCAGGCCAGGTGTCTGCATTAGAAGTCAGCGCCTCCGCAATTGTTCCCACTTTGTCCCCTGCAGGGTCACTGGGGTTTGATGATTTCACAAATTTAACCCCACTGGTGAAAGAGGAACTGAGATTCGCCATTCAGAATAAGCGTCAGTCCCACAGGATGTCTTCCACATTGGACACGGTGACCGTTTCTGAAAGGCCAATTGAAGCATCAATCATGAAAACAGAGGTATGACTTCTTAAACAGCATTTCAGTCTGAATGATTAATTCTCTAATAAAATTTCACCACAAGACCAGTAATTATATCAGACAAGCTTCCTTCTGTTACGAAGTGGGGAAATAGCTTAAGTTAGGGAAATAGCTACACCTTGGTCTGAgcctccacagaaaacaaaataaagcttgGCGGAGTGTGTTCATATGCCCTTTTCGGCAATGCCTTTAGTTCCCTGTGCTCTTGCTGCCTCATTCACGCTACGTGCTCCGCTCCGCTTCCCGCGCCCCTCGCTCCTTTTCCTCCTCGGGAAGTGGAGAAGAGATGGAGCTGCGGGAGCCAGCCTGGGGAGACGCTTGGCAAGTCTTTTGGGTACCATTGATTTAAAACAAGCCATCGCATGGATTGCATCCACCCAAACTCCAGTCAGGTTTTTATTGACAATTCTAATAGTTACTAACATTTTACTGTATGGCAAGCAAGGTCAGAGTCGTATCCTTGTGTAACTCGTGATGTGAGCACTGCCAATGCTATCcatgttgcttttaaaaatgcagaagttaTCAAAATACAGGTTATTTACAACATCTTACGGATTGTGTGTATCTGGTTTTATGGGATAGTTTTCTCCTGAAGAGGATGAAAGAAAGAAACGAAGAAGGGAAAGGAACAAAATTGCTGCTGCAAAGTGCcgaaacaaaaagaaggaaaaaacagaatgtTTGCAGAAAGTAAGTGACTGGTGTGAATTGTTCTTAATCTGTCATCCTGCCAGGATCTGAACAGACAGCACAGGGGCACTCTTGTAGTAGGAAATACAGAAAGATGTCACCCAAAACTCTGTAAACCCATCAAAACatcagttataaaaaaaaatgaatgtgctATATATTAAATCCGACCTGATTAAAACCGGAAAAAAGTGAAAGCGTGGTAGGAGTGAAAAGCAGTTATGGTTTCAATGACCAGTCTTGTCTATGGGGATAATATGAATTTGAATGTGTGCATTAAacacaaaaagaagtaaaatctcATTTCACATAATATCCATTGTGGAGATCAAGAGCCCACAAACATCAACAAGTGATCTCTGACTTCTTTATGAAATGAGTGGCACAGTAGCTTAGCCCCGAGTTCTCTGTCCTAAGACCCCAGCAGTGCCTTCACCTGCTCCGCCATGGTGTAAAACTATCTTACAGCAGCAGCAGGCCTGTCTTTGTTCCTCTacccaggagctggggggggaaaaaagccatgtCCTTACTCTGTTACTTTAACATGGACTTACAGATATGTGACACAATGTTACAGGGAGCTAATAAGAAACATGGAGAATTTCGGGTAAATTTTTGACCCCAAAGGTTCAAAATAATTTCGCAGAAGCTAGCAACAGTGCTTTGGATACCTGCTCTTGTGGGTCAATACGGATCTGAATTTGGTCCTTCTACTTCAGGATGTAAACGTCAATCTGTTTTTGTTAGACTATGATTGATTGGGGGATGTATAGTTTCACCATTACAGGACACTAAGAACACGCGATTTCCTTCTCAGCTAGCCATGTGCTTTCCCACCAATAAAAGACTGCAACCATTAGACAAACATTGCAATTAACTATTTGAAGTACTCAGTCTAATAGTTCTGTCTGTCCCTTGTGACTAGGAATCAGAAAAGCTGGAAACTATCAACGCTGAATTAAAAGCCCAGATCGAAGAGCTAAAGAATGAGAAGCAGCATTTGATATACATGCTAAATCTTCACAGGCCCACTTGTATAGTTCGGGCACAAAACGGAAGGACACCTGAAGATGAAAGGAATCTTTTTATTCAACAGATCAAAGAAGGCACATTACAAGGTTAAGTGATATGGCAAACATGGAAACATTTGTAGTGTTTCTAACAACTGCCAGAATCTACGGAGGATCGGACATACTGTGTAGGATTCTATTAGTCAAGAGCCTTTAGGAAGGGCAGATGGCTTGCTTAAGCGGAAAGAATCATTTTGGCTTGACAGTGATTCTTCCCCTTGGAAGACCTGGTCTCAATCAAGTTGAAGAGTCTTCTGCCTCAAACATAGGTTTTGCACCTGTTATACTTGCTGTTCCTAGGAGCTACAGACAACAGCTTCAGAAGTTTTAGCTCTCTGCTAGTATACAGCATCTGCACTCACAGCGTTTGTGCTAGAACACTGACTTCCGACGACGCACATGGCACAGACAGCTGTGCTGGATGGACACTACTTTTCCTTGTCGCTGGTAGGGAAAGCAGACTGCGAGTATTTTTAAAGTTCCGAAGTTTCCAGGAGGATGGTTTGTGGCAGGATGTACTGATAGGTAATGTTGCATTCTAACCTAACACAcgcatacacaaacacacaaaaagcctTTAGTTCCAACTaagctttgtcatttttttcacaatatttgtgtgggtttttttcaatgacTCATCTCAGAGACTGGATTTGAAAAGCCTAGTAGGTGTGACAAAGAAATCTTTCTTGCAAAATGTCCACGTAGCTAAGTTTGTATTTCATGAGCTGGAACCCCACCTACCATCCTTTGGGGACTACAACTTTTGCTTGAATTGCTGAAGAGCAGCTTGTACCAACACTTGGTGACTTGGACCCACTGGAAAGAAGAAACTAACGATGGAGGGATATCGATACAGGTTTTGCCTGAGTGAAGACCTGCAGGACCGAACCCCAGGCTCATGAATcatggaaattttaaaaaaaaattcatctagGATCTAATCCTACAAGCCTGAATTCGTGCTATTAACCCTCACTCACAGAAGGGGTTCCATGGACTGCAGTGGGTCTGCTTATGCAGATAAGAGCTTGACAAAgctttttccatcctggtcaGGATTACTTCCTTTTGCCAGGTGATTCAGAGGGAAAAATTGTGATTGCAACTACTTTTATTTTACGTTCGAGTGGCATCTACAGTCAATCAAAAGTGTTACTTAGAATCTAAAGGAGGCGAGAGTTTTGATGTAGTGAAtaattgtctttatttttatCAAATACTAACCGTAGATGTGTTTGAACTGGTAGAAGAGCTGCTGGACAAAACAGTTGGAGCTATGAGTGTTTAAATTCTGATGTTTCTGTGAAATTCTCAGATTGTTTAATTCTATAAAATATATCCTTACAATTTTTTGTAAAAGAAGATATTATCCTTATTTATCACTAATATCCTCATGAGTAAAGTTAATAAATACTGCGAGCAAGATAAAGCTGAAAACACAAGTGTTGCGCTGTCTTTTTACTTTTATCTCTTGGTGTTTAATATTATATATTCCTAAACTTCACCAGTTGTATCTGAGACACCACTATTGAAAACACTTATCCTTCATCTTTTCCACAGATGAGGCACTGAGTATCTTGAACGACTGGGTGCAGAGATTATACCTTCCAAAATTCTGTACCTCCATCAGTGGTGTCTAGCTGCTCAA includes:
- the ATF3 gene encoding cyclic AMP-dependent transcription factor ATF-3; this translates as MMVQHSGQVSALEVSASAIVPTLSPAGSLGFDDFTNLTPLVKEELRFAIQNKRQSHRMSSTLDTVTVSERPIEASIMKTEFSPEEDERKKRRRERNKIAAAKCRNKKKEKTECLQKESEKLETINAELKAQIEELKNEKQHLIYMLNLHRPTCIVRAQNGRTPEDERNLFIQQIKEGTLQG